One Megamonas hypermegale genomic window carries:
- a CDS encoding sirohydrochlorin cobaltochelatase, whose protein sequence is MKSKWKRMLIASMACMALTGFCTTSFAAYSLNTEVKDATPALLQASQIGVRTYNTTDADLQKAPNKDAILVMSFGTTYPETRAKTIEATVKQIQAAHPDTKVVLAFTSHIIIDRIKAKEGITIPTPEEALAQLKAEGYTRVALTSLDIIPGMEYNYKTAVYDIYKNQFKKMTIGTPLMYWMGQENQRDDVEDTMKALGSQMPKLGKDDAVLIMAHGTPDPANAYYAVMQDRLDALYGGKVMIYTVEGKPNLEDIIPKLKAQKIKNVTIMPLMMVAGDHANNDMAGDEPDSHKSILQAEGFNVTTYIHGLGENANIRQLFVDRANESWNALEAE, encoded by the coding sequence ATGAAATCAAAATGGAAAAGAATGTTAATTGCATCTATGGCTTGTATGGCACTTACAGGCTTTTGCACCACATCATTTGCAGCTTACAGCCTCAATACTGAAGTAAAAGATGCTACACCTGCACTTTTACAAGCATCTCAAATAGGTGTTCGTACTTATAATACAACTGATGCGGATTTACAAAAAGCTCCAAACAAAGATGCTATCTTAGTTATGAGCTTTGGAACTACTTACCCAGAAACACGTGCAAAAACAATCGAAGCTACTGTAAAACAAATTCAAGCAGCTCACCCTGATACAAAAGTAGTGCTTGCTTTTACTTCCCATATCATCATTGACCGCATAAAAGCCAAAGAAGGCATCACTATTCCTACACCAGAAGAAGCTTTAGCTCAATTAAAAGCAGAAGGTTATACTCGCGTAGCCCTTACATCTTTGGATATAATTCCTGGCATGGAATACAATTATAAAACAGCCGTTTATGACATTTATAAAAATCAATTCAAGAAAATGACAATCGGTACACCTTTAATGTATTGGATGGGACAAGAAAACCAACGAGATGACGTAGAAGACACTATGAAAGCTCTCGGCAGTCAAATGCCAAAACTCGGCAAAGATGATGCTGTGCTTATCATGGCTCATGGCACACCAGACCCTGCCAATGCTTATTACGCTGTAATGCAAGACCGTTTAGATGCTCTTTACGGTGGAAAAGTAATGATTTACACTGTTGAAGGTAAACCAAATCTTGAAGACATTATCCCTAAATTAAAAGCACAAAAAATTAAAAACGTAACTATAATGCCATTAATGATGGTAGCAGGCGACCATGCTAACAACGATATGGCAGGCGATGAACCTGACTCACATAAATCAATATTACAGGCAGAAGGTTTCAATGTAACAACATATATTCACGGCTTAGGTGAAAATGCAAATATTCGCCAATTATTTGTAGATAGAGCTAATGAATCTTGGAATGCTCTTGAAGCTGAATA
- a CDS encoding ExbD/TolR family protein — protein MRLRNRRSFRKPEVMIIPMIDIMFFLLVFFMLSTLYMVDLKTIPVNMPKVANAQTQTNVNYLVTMKADGSLYLEDKPIDEETLIQNAKVQYSQNPDFAVVIRADESIDYGKIMALLDKLKGAGITKFGLATDTINVSQQ, from the coding sequence ATGCGCCTTCGCAACAGACGTTCTTTCCGCAAACCAGAAGTCATGATTATCCCAATGATTGATATCATGTTCTTCTTACTCGTATTTTTCATGCTCAGCACTTTATATATGGTGGATTTAAAAACAATCCCTGTAAATATGCCTAAGGTGGCTAATGCCCAAACACAGACAAATGTCAATTATCTCGTTACCATGAAAGCTGATGGCTCTTTGTACTTAGAAGATAAACCCATTGATGAAGAAACTCTAATTCAAAATGCCAAGGTACAATACAGTCAAAATCCTGATTTTGCAGTTGTCATTCGCGCTGATGAAAGTATTGATTATGGAAAAATAATGGCACTTTTAGATAAATTAAAAGGAGCAGGAATTACAAAATTTGGACTTGCCACTGATACCATAAACGTTTCCCAACAGTAA
- a CDS encoding MotA/TolQ/ExbB proton channel family protein produces MDLLMQGVEYFHKGGFVMYILLLCSIFIITVGVERLFYFSKADSGRKFADKFYRLMVNDKIDEAKNLANNTKGDLAALLSFAFNKMHNKNINIMLMLEVQSGISLSKFRARLYYLNVIVTMAPLLGLLGTIVGMISAFSIFNLQEGQAIAITGGVGEALIATATGLCVAIISLAIHSYFVQRIDHIVTDMEQAFSLIEGLINRGDK; encoded by the coding sequence ATGGATTTATTAATGCAAGGCGTAGAATATTTTCATAAAGGCGGATTTGTCATGTACATTCTGCTATTATGTTCTATTTTTATAATTACCGTTGGTGTAGAGAGATTATTTTATTTTTCTAAAGCGGACTCTGGTAGAAAATTTGCCGATAAATTCTACCGTTTAATGGTAAATGACAAAATTGATGAAGCCAAAAATTTAGCAAACAATACTAAAGGAGATTTAGCTGCTTTATTAAGCTTTGCCTTTAACAAAATGCACAACAAGAATATCAACATCATGTTAATGCTTGAAGTTCAATCAGGTATCAGCTTATCTAAATTTAGAGCTCGCCTGTATTATTTAAATGTAATTGTAACTATGGCTCCACTGCTTGGCTTACTAGGTACTATTGTCGGCATGATTTCTGCTTTTAGTATCTTCAATCTCCAAGAAGGTCAAGCTATTGCCATTACAGGTGGCGTCGGTGAAGCTTTGATAGCTACAGCTACAGGTCTTTGTGTTGCTATCATTTCACTAGCCATTCACTCTTATTTCGTACAGCGCATTGACCATATTGTAACTGATATGGAACAAGCCTTCTCACTAATTGAAGGGTTAATTAATAGAGGTGATAAATAA
- a CDS encoding alpha/beta hydrolase yields MKDFTINNKKILIYESNTENKPIIYLNNYIDESNTIYKLIKDTYHEDFTLVSISNLNWNYDMVPWNTPPIFKNGDSYTGGADEYLTFLTQKIIPAVEKNLSKSIAWRGIIGYSLSGLFAIYSLYKTDLFSRCASVSGSLWFPNFKEFIFSHEMKTIPKYLYFSLGDKEAKSRNQFLKKVELNTKEIEQFYHAKKINTVFQLNHGNHYHNSAQRTAMAIKWLLNK; encoded by the coding sequence ATGAAAGATTTTACTATAAACAACAAAAAAATTTTAATTTATGAAAGTAACACAGAAAATAAACCCATCATTTATTTAAACAACTATATTGATGAAAGTAACACAATATATAAATTAATAAAAGATACATATCATGAGGATTTTACACTCGTATCCATCAGTAATCTTAACTGGAATTATGATATGGTTCCATGGAATACACCGCCTATTTTCAAAAATGGCGACTCTTATACAGGTGGGGCAGATGAATATTTAACATTTTTAACGCAAAAAATAATTCCTGCTGTTGAAAAAAATCTATCAAAATCAATCGCTTGGCGAGGTATCATAGGCTATTCACTAAGTGGTTTATTTGCCATTTACTCACTTTATAAAACAGATTTGTTTTCAAGATGTGCTAGTGTTTCTGGCTCTTTATGGTTCCCTAATTTTAAAGAATTTATTTTTTCTCATGAAATGAAAACAATTCCTAAATATTTATATTTTTCCTTAGGTGATAAAGAAGCTAAATCACGCAATCAATTTTTAAAGAAAGTTGAATTAAATACTAAAGAAATCGAACAATTTTATCATGCTAAAAAAATTAATACCGTATTTCAATTAAATCATGGAAACCATTACCATAATTCTGCGCAAAGAACAGCTATGGCAATTAAATGGCTCTTGAATAAATAG
- a CDS encoding DUF2284 domain-containing protein, with product MITTKITVAHSDVASFLSKFQNVPRFLAYCKQCQNYNAKWSCPELTINPKTYLNDYSEIYLIGLKIIYDEETKKEINTKEKIIDFTTKLLRKMKNQLSDCLLEVEKEIPNSVSFSSGGCAWCCKCTRPSGNPCRKPEKMRYSLDSFGIDLSRVTEEFLNIKLLWGLDELPDYHTLIHAIVVKKDTDCELLMQKLNAIKINAIQLNKSLK from the coding sequence ATGATAACAACAAAAATAACAGTGGCACATAGTGATGTTGCATCGTTTTTATCAAAGTTTCAGAATGTTCCACGATTTTTGGCGTACTGCAAACAATGTCAAAATTACAATGCTAAATGGTCATGTCCAGAACTTACGATAAATCCTAAAACGTATTTAAATGATTATAGTGAGATTTATCTAATCGGTTTAAAAATAATTTACGATGAAGAAACAAAAAAAGAAATAAATACAAAAGAAAAAATAATTGATTTTACAACTAAATTATTGCGTAAAATGAAAAATCAATTATCAGATTGCTTATTGGAAGTAGAAAAAGAAATTCCAAATTCAGTATCATTTTCTTCAGGCGGTTGTGCGTGGTGTTGTAAATGTACAAGACCTAGTGGAAATCCATGTAGAAAACCAGAAAAAATGCGCTATTCGTTAGACTCTTTTGGTATAGATTTAAGTAGAGTTACAGAAGAATTTTTAAATATAAAGCTTTTATGGGGCCTAGATGAATTGCCAGATTATCATACATTAATTCATGCTATAGTTGTTAAAAAAGATACTGATTGCGAATTATTAATGCAAAAATTAAATGCTATCAAAATTAATGCTATACAATTAAATAAAAGTTTGAAATAA